From a region of the Eriocheir sinensis breed Jianghai 21 chromosome 25, ASM2467909v1, whole genome shotgun sequence genome:
- the LOC127003294 gene encoding solute carrier organic anion transporter family member 74D-like, whose protein sequence is MSSERDASETTEEYVAIKLMKKDQSCHMRSGKSKEEEEEVVEEGESEGRDYTLTEETVQEILGPVDDTECAVGGALQRLATPLSYIVLSSAAALVQGMFYTFANATLSTIERRFRLPSKVSAFVTTGNDLVQLFLGIPLAYAAGRGHRPRWLALSMLGAAAACLLATSPHFIFGAGDLASSVTQNDLTAANKGLCRGQQEGKEAAGAGGGAESNSSCTEGGGDISTEQYAVVTLHLLAQVLAGVASLMYYTIGHTYLDDAVTKDKVPIFLAISGGFRILGPVCAYSLASWCLSMWVDPSLEPPLPPRHPQWIGAWWIGYLVIGSCLALEAWLLGLLPKTLPEARRRALRELWKAAEKGGREGVRALAVTLRPAHRSPLRGLIGGMRRLIKNKVYMLIVLNQSIFWFSFIGYITFKPKFLEHQFKMSAARANQYIAGAALAASLAGWLITGSTLTLFKPRSRSVLTFMSCLSLLNCFLHLSMVNVSCDREVIHGMDTVLQGGGVPSPGPLDASGASGVEGELGECLTECSCTSKFSPVCVDGRDTFYSACFAGCTSFTSPFASLTTTNSSATTANFTTTTTKKVYEKCTCVATIMNTSSHIQPSATSSAPLSGGWSGAPSAVDGYCSHECPAFYMYLALSVLTKMTLAASRVPVNIILFRCVEPRDKNLGLGVFNSALALAAFIPAPVVFGWAIDTACCLWEESCGGRGSCWLYDIDAFRKILHGIPAGLMALCFLTELVLIFLHKSIHLYGSAGTMSKDQEK, encoded by the exons ATGTCGAGTGAAAGAGATGCCTCGGAGACCACGGAGGAATATGTGGCGATAAAACTCATGAAAAAGGACCAGAGCTGCCACATGAGGAGcgggaagagtaaggaggaggaggaggaggtggtggaagaaggggagagtgaggggagagattaTACCCTCACCGAAGAGACAGTACAAGAGATTCTAGGCCCCGTGGATGACACTGA gTGTGCGGTGGGCGGGGCGCTGCAGAGGCTGGCCACGCCCCTGTCTTACATCGTGTTGTCCAGCGCGGCGGCTCTGGTCCAAGGAATGTTTTATACCTTTGCCAACGCTACGCTGTCCACCATTGAGAGGCGTTTCAGGCTGCCCAGCAAAGTGTCCG ccTTCGTCACCACTGGGAATGACTTGGTGCAACTCTTCCTCGGCATCCCCCTCGCCTATGCTGCAGGGAGGGGGCACAGACCACGATGGCTGGCCCTCAGTATGCTCGGAGCCGCCGCCGCCTGCCTCCTCGCCACCAGTCCCCACTTCATCTTCGGGGCCGGCGACCTTGCCTCCTCCGTGACCCAGAATGACCTCACAGCCGCAAATA AGGGGCTATGCAGGGGGCAGCAGGAGGGGAAAGAGGCGGCAGGAGCAGGAGGCGGAGCAGAGAGTAACTCGTCTTGCACAGAGGGCGGAGGTGACATCAGCACGGAGCAGTACGCCGTcgtcaccctccacctcctcgcccAG GTGCTGGCAGGTGTGGCTTCCCTCATGTACTACACAATTGGTCACACTTACCTAGACGACGCCGTGACGAAGGACAAAGTGCCGATATTCCTGG CCATCTCGGGGGGCTTTCGCATCCTGGGGCCGGTGTGCGCGTACTCCCTTGCCTCGTGGTGCCTCTCCATGTGGGTGGACCCATCGCTGGAGCCGCCCCTGCCTCCCCGACACCCGCAGTGGATAGGGGCTTGGtggatag GATACTTGGTGATTGGGTCGTGCCTGGCCCTGGAGGCGTGGCTGCTGGGACTCCTGCCCAAGACTCTCCCGGAGGCGCGGCGGCGGGCCCTCAGGGAGCTGTGGAAGGCGGCGgagaagggcgggagggagggcgtgCGGGCTTTGGCTGTTACTCTTCGTCCAGCCCACCGTAGCCCGCTCAGAG GTCTGATCGGGGGGATGCGGCGGCTGATCAAGAACAAGGTGTACATGTTGATCGTCTTGAATCAATCCATCTTCTGGTTCTCCTTCATCGGCTACATCACGTTCAAACCCAAGTTCCTCGAGCATCAGTTCAAAATGTCAGCCGCGCGGGCCAACCAGTACATAG CGGGGGCGGCTCTCGCGGCGTCGCTGGCGGGGTGGCTCATAACCGGCTCGACTCTGACCTTGTTCAAGCCTCGGTCTCGCTCGGTGCTGACCTTCATGTCTTGCCTGTCGTTGCTCAACTGTTTCCTGCACCTAAGCATG gtTAACGTTTCTTGTGATCGGGAAGTTATACACGGAATGGACACGGTTCTTCAGGGGGGCGGCGTCCCTTCCCCAGGTCCTCTTGACGCCTCTGGAGCCtcaggggtggagggggagttGGGGGAGTGCCTAACGGAGTGCAGCTGTACCTCAAAGTTCTCCCCAGTGTGTGTAGATGGGCGTGACACCTTCTACAGTGCTTGTTTCGCTGGGTGTACATCTTTCACTTCGCCCTTCGCCTCTCTCACAACTACGAACTCTAGCGCCACCACTGCGAacttcaccaccacgaccaccaagaAG gtATATGAAAAATGCACTTGCGTTGCTACTATTATGAACACCTCCAGTCACATCCAACCGTCAGCCACTTCGTCAGCACCTTTGTCAGGAGGGTGGTCAGGGGCGCCGTCAGCAGTGGATGGTTACTGTAGCCACGAGTGCCCTGCTTTCTATATGTACCTCGCCCTCTCCGTGCTGACCAAGATGACCCTGGCAGCGAGTAGAGTGCCCGTCAATATTATACTCTTCAG atGCGTTGAGCCCCGTGATAAAAACCTCGGGCTGGGGGTCTTCAATTCCGCCCTCGCCCTTGCAGCCTTCATTCCAGCGCCAGTAGTCTTCGGCTGGGCTATAG ACACCGCGTGCTGCCTCTGGGAGGAGTCCTGCGGGGGTCGCGGCTCCTGCTGGCTATACGACATCGATGCCTTCAGGAAAATACTGCACGGCATTCCGGCAG ggctCATGGCGTTGTGTTTCCTGACGGAGTTGGTGTTAATCTTCCTCCACAAGTCCATCCACCTCTACGGCTCGGCAGGCACGATGTCCAAAGACCAAGAAAAGTAG